From Aquificota bacterium, one genomic window encodes:
- a CDS encoding DUF2905 domain-containing protein: MSEMGKVLLLMGLILIILGLLLTFFEKLPFGLGRLPGDILIKRDGFTFYFPIATSLVLSILFSLLLMLLVNLLKR, translated from the coding sequence ATGAGTGAAATGGGTAAAGTTCTGTTGCTTATGGGCCTTATCCTTATAATCTTAGGCCTTCTGCTTACCTTTTTTGAAAAGTTACCCTTTGGGCTTGGAAGGCTTCCGGGAGACATACTTATAAAAAGGGATGGCTTTACCTTCTATTTCCCTATAGCCACTTCTTTGGTGTTAAGCATACTTTTTTCTTTACTTCTTATGCTTTTGGTAAATCTTTTGAAAAGATAA
- the flhB gene encoding flagellar biosynthesis protein FlhB, with the protein MAQENKTEKATPYRRRKLREEGNVAKSPELASSITVFLSSIVLFFTGAYLFYEVVGLIRLIMENPYVGYSSIFGLLSQSLPRLLLPFFLIAVLAVILVHIGQFGFIFTLKPLQFKWERLNPFEGLKRLFSLNTLFELVKNTLKVSLFIIVSYFLVKGDIDHLLTAPSEDALSFILYLLKLIFKIVITLSIFAILISVLDYGYKRWDYERRIRMSKEEVKEEYKQHEGNPQIKGAIKRRMRQLARGRMMQEVPKASVVITNPTHIAIALRYDPERGDKAPKVLAKGKGIVAERIIEVAQEHGVPIIRKEELARAMYPLVEVGEEIPPRFYKAVAEIIAFIMFRKKRVAV; encoded by the coding sequence ATGGCGCAAGAGAATAAAACAGAAAAGGCTACGCCTTATAGGCGTAGGAAGCTTAGGGAGGAAGGAAATGTAGCAAAAAGCCCAGAGCTTGCCTCTTCTATTACTGTCTTTTTATCCTCTATAGTCCTTTTCTTCACCGGTGCCTATCTCTTCTATGAAGTTGTCGGCCTTATACGCCTTATTATGGAAAACCCATATGTAGGATATTCTTCAATCTTTGGATTGTTGAGCCAAAGCCTTCCACGGTTGCTTCTTCCCTTTTTCCTAATAGCAGTGCTTGCGGTCATACTTGTTCATATAGGACAGTTTGGCTTTATTTTTACCTTAAAACCTCTACAGTTTAAGTGGGAAAGATTAAACCCCTTTGAAGGATTAAAAAGATTGTTCTCTTTAAACACCCTATTTGAGCTTGTAAAGAATACACTAAAGGTTTCCTTGTTTATCATAGTTTCCTACTTTCTTGTAAAAGGAGATATAGACCATCTGCTTACTGCGCCCTCCGAGGACGCCCTTAGCTTTATACTCTATCTACTTAAGCTCATCTTTAAGATAGTGATAACGCTAAGCATCTTTGCCATACTAATATCCGTCCTTGACTATGGATATAAGAGGTGGGACTATGAAAGAAGGATAAGGATGAGTAAGGAGGAGGTAAAGGAAGAGTACAAACAGCATGAGGGCAACCCACAGATAAAAGGTGCGATAAAAAGAAGGATGAGACAGCTTGCCCGTGGAAGGATGATGCAAGAGGTGCCAAAGGCGAGCGTGGTCATAACAAACCCAACCCACATAGCCATAGCCCTTAGGTATGACCCAGAAAGGGGTGATAAGGCTCCCAAGGTTTTGGCAAAGGGAAAGGGTATCGTGGCAGAAAGGATAATTGAGGTGGCTCAAGAGCATGGCGTTCCAATAATTAGAAAGGAAGAGTTGGCAAGGGCCATGTATCCTTTGGTTGAAGTTGGTGAAGAGATACCACCAAGGTTTTATAAGGCTGTGGCAGAGATAATAGCCTTTATAATGTTTAGGAAGAAGAGGGTGGCGGTATGA
- the fliR gene encoding flagellar biosynthetic protein FliR has protein sequence MTLDINALLTLFLVYMRVATFLIMVPVFGKEFIPNTFKLFLATALGFALFLYSDIKPLEFPTTAHFFLALLKEFLFGFTAGLMLRLLFDAMQMAGEFISINMGLSLATIFNPQQPQTTVISFFFSLLATLIFLSLGGTEIVLLAMVKSFERMPPGAFSIYSINSEFFLNFFYESFLLAFKVALPVMVVMLLFNLILALVNRFIPQINVFIVGLPIQIFIGLWVLILSMPVILWAFSSHTREYIIKFVALLGG, from the coding sequence ATGACCTTGGACATAAACGCCCTTCTTACCCTTTTCCTCGTTTATATGAGGGTTGCTACCTTTCTTATAATGGTTCCAGTCTTTGGAAAGGAGTTTATACCAAACACCTTTAAGCTTTTCCTTGCAACGGCCTTAGGCTTTGCCCTTTTTCTTTATTCTGACATAAAGCCCTTAGAGTTTCCAACCACAGCCCACTTTTTCTTAGCCTTGCTAAAAGAGTTTCTTTTTGGCTTTACTGCTGGCCTCATGCTTAGGCTACTTTTTGATGCCATGCAGATGGCCGGTGAGTTTATAAGCATAAACATGGGCCTTAGCTTGGCCACAATTTTTAACCCTCAACAGCCCCAAACTACGGTAATTTCCTTCTTCTTTTCCCTCCTTGCCACGCTTATCTTTTTATCCCTTGGCGGTACAGAGATCGTTCTGCTTGCTATGGTAAAAAGCTTTGAAAGAATGCCCCCCGGCGCCTTTAGTATTTATAGTATAAACTCTGAGTTCTTTCTAAACTTTTTTTATGAGAGCTTTCTTTTGGCCTTCAAAGTAGCCCTTCCAGTTATGGTTGTGATGCTACTTTTTAACTTAATACTTGCCTTAGTAAACAGGTTTATTCCACAGATAAACGTTTTTATTGTGGGCCTTCCTATACAGATATTTATAGGCCTTTGGGTGCTCATACTTTCTATGCCTGTTATACTTTGGGCCTTCTCTTCTCATACTAGGGAGTATATAATTAAATTTGTAGCCCTACTTGGTGGTTAA